From a region of the Corallococcus coralloides DSM 2259 genome:
- a CDS encoding HEAT repeat domain-containing protein, with amino-acid sequence MAEVRPVIGMGGMTEIISDKAELAKGAELFDGKQLSNLSRYENRLFADAAGSGATPYKVSLVFGEARSDVKGRCSCMAARSRPFCKHAAALLVAWARAPQAFVTAESAPAAPAGSGGAKKSVKKGKAEAGDLMKAGVAQVSTLVRELGLSGVASLGAERPEQVRALGEALRANGLRRLSARAVELAGLLDAAAARTGTFEAPAYTDLVADMLLTARKVEKHLGGEALEPRHVEELIGKTWTKKDRAPVEGLKLVEYAFSSKVTPDRFMVRESRFVDLGSGTHYSEKQILPANLKTVAPKNSHAGVVLQGAHGGQYPGFAPHRLDLESWKDAPSVDRAALERLVEAALPDVGAVMTAFQEHRKDVFAPDLLPVSVRVETLLASGARSQFVDGAGRGLFLPADPSLEEPLASALEDAKLLAVLGDVGLEAALPTLFPSAVVVRTPEGLDLRPLARASDVPVPPRRRGRVRAPATPSALPRSGWADAARAAGASRAAIALAEVRDELADAFASGLSAVSPRTVEPLVSRLKELGLEKPGALLEALAQRSDPAERLDDFIKVYQVLGIALVRLAGAVQVDMAGLESVPTHPSIHVHRPEEVLSPGTAMVRRALGELTRYEAAAHAARYYAGLGPDALMRELYPAWSDGSASAFVARTVAARGEEALVVVRGALNERHSRMVRRTAIRVLGAMGGVQARRELDALTRAGHDMGLRLFARETLEDVQARETGEKAVAELARRRKDKAVPLMQAALSETTKDARGAAVAMLADLGSVAMPVLRQVLNTDPAREVRREAAEALARMGDADVLERFVDMVQGRGHDDVEAKHAVYALGMLGDVRGAEALLLAFADGWKPGVVAEAMRTLGLALLRPALDLAETRPEVLERQALRGLLQAFDPPILAKELLARVVSSSMHVDLITRAEAYLKAAAVNPAVGKVVAARLMELPAVAGDKALAKAAKKLL; translated from the coding sequence CTCGTGCATGGCGGCGCGCTCGCGCCCCTTCTGCAAGCACGCGGCGGCGCTGCTGGTGGCGTGGGCCCGGGCCCCGCAGGCCTTCGTGACGGCGGAGTCGGCCCCGGCCGCGCCCGCGGGCTCTGGCGGCGCGAAGAAGAGCGTGAAGAAGGGCAAGGCGGAAGCCGGCGACCTGATGAAGGCGGGCGTGGCGCAGGTGTCCACGCTGGTGCGCGAGCTGGGCCTGTCCGGCGTGGCGTCGCTGGGCGCGGAGCGGCCGGAGCAGGTGCGCGCGCTGGGCGAGGCGCTCCGGGCCAACGGCCTGCGGCGGCTGTCCGCGCGGGCGGTGGAGCTGGCGGGCCTGCTGGACGCGGCGGCGGCTCGCACGGGCACCTTCGAGGCGCCGGCGTACACGGACCTGGTGGCGGACATGCTGCTCACCGCGCGCAAGGTGGAGAAGCACCTGGGCGGTGAGGCGCTGGAGCCCCGCCACGTCGAGGAGCTCATCGGCAAGACGTGGACGAAGAAGGACCGCGCGCCCGTCGAGGGGCTCAAGCTGGTGGAGTACGCGTTCTCCTCCAAGGTGACGCCGGACCGGTTCATGGTCCGCGAGAGCCGCTTCGTGGACCTGGGGTCGGGCACGCACTACAGCGAGAAGCAGATCCTCCCCGCGAACCTCAAGACGGTGGCGCCGAAGAACAGCCACGCGGGCGTCGTGCTCCAGGGGGCGCACGGCGGACAGTACCCGGGCTTCGCGCCGCACCGGCTGGACCTGGAGTCGTGGAAGGACGCGCCGTCGGTGGACCGGGCGGCGCTGGAGCGGCTGGTGGAGGCGGCGCTGCCGGACGTGGGCGCGGTGATGACGGCCTTCCAGGAGCACCGCAAGGACGTGTTCGCGCCGGACCTGCTGCCGGTGTCCGTGCGGGTGGAGACGCTGCTCGCCAGCGGGGCCCGCTCGCAGTTCGTGGATGGCGCGGGACGCGGACTCTTCCTGCCCGCGGACCCGTCGCTGGAGGAGCCGCTGGCGAGCGCGCTGGAGGACGCGAAGCTCCTGGCGGTGCTGGGCGACGTGGGCCTGGAGGCGGCGCTGCCGACGTTGTTCCCCTCGGCCGTCGTGGTGCGGACGCCGGAGGGGTTGGACCTGCGTCCGCTGGCGCGCGCCTCGGACGTGCCCGTGCCGCCCCGGCGGCGCGGCCGGGTCCGGGCCCCCGCGACGCCGAGCGCGCTGCCCCGCAGCGGGTGGGCGGACGCGGCGCGGGCGGCGGGTGCGTCGCGAGCGGCCATCGCGCTGGCGGAGGTGCGCGACGAGCTGGCGGACGCGTTCGCCAGCGGCCTGTCGGCGGTGAGTCCCCGCACGGTGGAGCCGCTGGTGTCCCGGCTGAAGGAGCTGGGGCTGGAGAAGCCGGGCGCGCTGCTGGAGGCGCTGGCGCAGCGCTCGGATCCGGCGGAGCGGCTGGATGACTTCATCAAGGTGTACCAGGTGCTGGGCATCGCGCTGGTGCGGCTGGCGGGCGCGGTGCAGGTGGACATGGCCGGACTGGAGTCCGTGCCCACGCACCCCAGCATTCACGTGCACCGCCCGGAAGAGGTGCTGAGCCCGGGCACGGCAATGGTGCGCCGGGCGCTCGGGGAGCTGACGCGCTACGAGGCGGCGGCGCACGCGGCGCGCTACTACGCGGGCCTGGGGCCGGACGCGCTGATGCGGGAGCTCTATCCGGCGTGGAGCGATGGCTCGGCGAGCGCCTTCGTGGCGCGCACGGTGGCGGCGCGGGGCGAAGAGGCGCTGGTGGTCGTGCGGGGCGCGCTGAACGAGCGCCACAGCCGCATGGTGCGCCGCACCGCCATCCGCGTGCTGGGCGCGATGGGCGGGGTGCAGGCGCGGCGGGAGCTGGATGCGTTGACGCGCGCGGGGCACGACATGGGCCTGCGCCTGTTCGCCCGGGAGACGCTGGAGGACGTTCAGGCCCGGGAGACGGGGGAGAAGGCCGTGGCGGAGCTGGCGCGGCGCCGCAAGGACAAGGCGGTGCCGCTGATGCAGGCGGCGCTGTCGGAGACAACGAAGGACGCGCGCGGGGCGGCCGTGGCCATGCTGGCGGACCTGGGCTCCGTGGCGATGCCCGTGCTGCGCCAGGTGCTGAACACGGACCCGGCGCGCGAGGTGCGGCGCGAGGCGGCGGAGGCGCTGGCCCGGATGGGGGACGCGGACGTGCTCGAGCGGTTCGTCGACATGGTGCAGGGGCGCGGCCACGACGACGTGGAGGCGAAGCACGCCGTGTACGCGCTGGGCATGCTGGGCGACGTGCGCGGCGCGGAGGCCCTGCTGCTGGCGTTCGCGGACGGGTGGAAGCCCGGCGTCGTCGCGGAGGCCATGCGCACGCTGGGGCTGGCCCTGCTGCGGCCCGCGCTGGACCTGGCGGAGACGCGTCCGGAGGTGCTGGAGCGGCAGGCGCTGCGCGGCCTCCTCCAGGCCTTCGACCCGCCCATCCTGGCGAAGGAGCTGCTCGCCCGCGTGGTCAGTTCCAGCATGCACGTGGACCTGATCACGCGCGCGGAGGCGTACCTCAAGGCCGCGGCCGTGAACCCCGCGGTGGGCAAGGTCGTGGCCGCGCGCCTGATGGAGCTTCCCGCCGTGGCCGGGGACAAGGCCCTGGCCAAGGCGGCGAAGAAG